From Thermanaerothrix sp., one genomic window encodes:
- a CDS encoding carbon starvation protein A, whose protein sequence is MTKLLLGLLVFAIVVFAVCYRFYGGRMAKLYELDPNKDTPAVVLCDGVDFCPAHPSVLLGHHFSSIAGAGPIVGPITASSMFGWLPAYIWCLVGSAFVGGPHDMGSLVASMRHDGKSVGEVVDRWIGRRGKVLFLCFTILALVLVVAVFLQLAANSFAADPAVAFSGMLYILLAMIFGVMVYRYRVPLLWSTVIMVPIVIYACWYGNDAQWVQDLFSLPAETWRWILAVYIFAASVLPVWLLLQPRDYLASYFLYFSVIIGGVGMLLGRGSDFAVTLPAFKGFAAGNQYLWPMLFVVVACGAISGFHSLVGSGTTSKQLRKETDAVAVGYGSMLLEGVVAVIAIGTVMISGVVDQGGPVVTYAKGFGKFAGLLGINPKVGVSLGLLAINSFILTSLDTATRLTRYQIQELTNYKVDKYSATLITVIGALVLLLVKIHGADGKEVPAWAAIWPVFGASNQMVAALALLSVSVWVAKGLKKDNSFLMVPMWFMLATTVGALAIMIKDNLMLATPNYILVVPSVLLMVLAILMVKEAFGALKRDTI, encoded by the coding sequence GTGACTAAGTTGCTTCTTGGGCTTTTGGTTTTCGCCATTGTCGTTTTTGCGGTTTGCTATCGCTTTTACGGTGGTAGGATGGCTAAGCTTTACGAGCTTGACCCCAATAAGGATACCCCTGCGGTGGTCCTTTGCGATGGAGTGGACTTCTGCCCTGCCCATCCGTCCGTGTTGCTGGGGCATCATTTCTCCTCCATAGCCGGGGCGGGGCCCATAGTGGGGCCCATAACCGCGTCCTCCATGTTCGGCTGGCTTCCGGCCTATATATGGTGTCTTGTGGGATCGGCGTTCGTGGGAGGCCCCCACGACATGGGCTCCCTGGTTGCCTCAATGAGGCACGATGGTAAGTCCGTGGGAGAGGTTGTGGACCGTTGGATAGGCCGTAGGGGCAAGGTGCTGTTCCTATGCTTTACCATACTGGCCCTGGTTTTGGTGGTGGCCGTTTTCCTTCAGCTGGCGGCGAACTCCTTTGCCGCCGACCCGGCGGTGGCGTTCTCCGGGATGCTGTACATACTCCTGGCCATGATATTTGGGGTCATGGTTTACCGCTACAGGGTGCCCCTTCTTTGGTCCACGGTGATCATGGTACCCATAGTCATATACGCCTGTTGGTACGGCAATGACGCCCAGTGGGTTCAGGACCTGTTCTCCCTTCCCGCGGAGACTTGGCGTTGGATATTGGCGGTCTACATATTCGCCGCTTCGGTCCTTCCCGTTTGGCTTCTCCTGCAGCCCAGGGACTACTTGGCGTCGTACTTCCTCTACTTCTCTGTGATCATAGGCGGCGTTGGAATGCTGCTTGGAAGGGGATCGGACTTCGCGGTTACCCTGCCTGCCTTCAAGGGTTTCGCAGCGGGCAACCAGTACCTTTGGCCCATGCTCTTCGTGGTTGTGGCGTGCGGTGCCATATCAGGCTTCCACTCCTTGGTTGGCAGCGGCACCACGTCCAAGCAGCTCCGGAAGGAGACCGACGCGGTGGCGGTGGGCTACGGCTCCATGCTCCTTGAAGGGGTGGTGGCGGTTATAGCCATAGGCACCGTGATGATAAGCGGCGTGGTGGACCAGGGAGGGCCGGTGGTCACCTACGCCAAGGGCTTTGGTAAGTTCGCGGGTCTTCTGGGCATCAATCCCAAGGTAGGCGTGTCGCTTGGGCTTTTGGCCATAAACTCCTTCATCCTGACCTCCCTTGACACCGCCACGAGGCTTACCAGGTATCAGATCCAGGAGCTCACCAACTACAAGGTGGATAAGTACAGCGCCACCCTTATAACCGTCATAGGCGCCCTGGTGCTGCTTCTGGTGAAGATCCACGGGGCGGACGGCAAGGAGGTGCCCGCTTGGGCCGCCATATGGCCGGTCTTTGGGGCATCTAACCAGATGGTGGCCGCCCTTGCCCTGCTGTCCGTATCGGTGTGGGTAGCCAAGGGCCTCAAGAAGGACAACTCGTTCCTCATGGTCCCCATGTGGTTCATGTTGGCCACCACCGTAGGAGCCCTTGCCATAATGATCAAGGATAACCTCATGCTGGCCACCCCTAACTACATCCTGGTGGTCCCGTCGGTCTTGCTCATGGTCTTGGCGATCCTCATGGTGAAGGAGGCCTTTGGAGCCCTTAAGAGGGACACCATTTGA